A genomic region of Runella rosea contains the following coding sequences:
- a CDS encoding ABC transporter permease, translating into MNFPVFVARRIRQPQQATFSATVSRVGIASISLGVAVGIVALSVLFGFKDTIYQKVFLFGSHIQVSKLSLNQSFEESPILLHTPVYDQWQKIPGIRHRQAVAHKAGILKTPDELQGAVIKGVGRDYDWDLLKESLVEGRPIQFSDTSYAEEIILSRVIAQKLNLKVGDNVVMYFVQNPPRVRKLNIVGIYETNLEEFDNQLVLGDIGLVQRLNGWGPDSVGAYEYFVNDFDQLESSAKTLYGQLPADMRMERVTDRFRPLFEWLQLLDQNTSVLLVLVLFVTCFNIASVLLVMMMERTPMVGLLKTLGSPNAQIRRIFFFVGIQLSVKGLLIGNLIGIGLCWVQSRFKLIPLDATNYFMNTVPIVFDWKAILLLNAGIILLIALILLLPTMIISRIRPVQALVFKK; encoded by the coding sequence GTGAATTTCCCCGTTTTCGTGGCTCGTCGCATACGTCAGCCCCAGCAAGCCACTTTCTCGGCTACTGTTTCCCGAGTAGGCATTGCCTCCATCTCCTTAGGGGTTGCTGTGGGCATTGTGGCCCTGTCGGTCTTATTTGGGTTTAAAGACACGATTTATCAAAAGGTTTTTCTTTTTGGCTCTCATATTCAGGTCTCCAAACTATCGCTCAACCAATCATTTGAAGAATCACCGATTTTGCTCCATACGCCCGTCTATGATCAATGGCAAAAAATCCCGGGGATTCGCCACCGACAGGCCGTTGCGCACAAGGCGGGTATTCTCAAAACGCCTGACGAACTCCAAGGGGCCGTCATTAAGGGAGTGGGCCGTGATTACGACTGGGATTTGTTGAAAGAAAGTTTGGTTGAAGGCCGCCCCATTCAATTTTCAGATACTTCTTACGCCGAAGAAATCATTCTGAGTCGGGTCATTGCCCAAAAATTAAACTTAAAAGTAGGTGATAACGTCGTGATGTATTTTGTCCAAAATCCACCGCGCGTCCGCAAACTCAACATTGTAGGCATTTACGAAACCAATCTCGAAGAGTTTGATAATCAGCTGGTTTTAGGAGACATTGGCTTGGTACAGCGTCTCAACGGCTGGGGACCAGATTCGGTCGGAGCGTATGAATATTTTGTCAATGATTTTGACCAATTGGAGTCATCGGCCAAAACCTTATACGGCCAACTCCCTGCCGATATGCGCATGGAACGGGTCACGGACCGGTTCAGACCTTTGTTTGAGTGGCTCCAATTATTGGACCAAAACACGAGTGTTTTATTGGTCTTGGTGCTGTTTGTTACGTGTTTCAACATTGCTTCAGTTTTGCTCGTCATGATGATGGAACGGACACCGATGGTGGGCCTCCTCAAAACGCTCGGCAGTCCCAATGCACAAATACGACGCATCTTTTTTTTCGTAGGTATTCAACTGTCTGTCAAAGGTTTACTTATTGGCAACCTCATTGGCATTGGCCTCTGTTGGGTTCAATCCCGTTTTAAACTTATTCCCCTCGACGCCACTAATTATTTTATGAATACGGTTCCAATCGTGTTTGATTGGAAAGCAATTCTGTTGCTCAATGCGGGCATCATTTTGCTCATTGCGCTCATTTTACTCCTACCCACCATGATTATCAGTCGAATCAGGCCCGTACAAGCACTGGTGTTTAAAAAGTAA
- a CDS encoding c-type cytochrome has protein sequence MKFTHAILVAQATACLAFIGCKSPHARIGAPEQLTINITPERIQRGEYLANHVAVCMDCHSRRDYSQFAGPMITGTKGAGGEVFDHKMGLPGTFYGKNLTPAALKEWTDGELYRAITTGVSKDGTALLPMMPYQNYGKMDREDILSIIAYLRSIPPIENTVPTSKPDFWLKPILKKMPQKAAFQSKPALQDSIGYGRYLVTFAGCADCHTKRHMGIPVKKKSLAGGMSFPLPSGTVQSANLTPDQSTGIGHWTKKAFIARFKSFDPKTFHSFATQDGFNTPMPWLFYSGMSEEDLGAIYSYLQSLKPIKNKTVAFTPKKAKILRKDAKTETVGLKKI, from the coding sequence ATGAAATTCACCCACGCCATTCTCGTCGCGCAGGCTACTGCGTGCCTTGCTTTTATCGGTTGCAAAAGCCCACATGCCCGCATTGGAGCACCCGAACAATTAACCATAAACATTACTCCTGAACGCATTCAACGCGGCGAATACTTGGCCAACCACGTAGCTGTCTGTATGGATTGCCACTCCCGACGCGATTATTCGCAATTTGCTGGTCCCATGATAACAGGCACTAAAGGCGCAGGTGGCGAGGTTTTTGACCATAAAATGGGCCTCCCAGGTACTTTTTACGGGAAAAATCTAACGCCTGCCGCTTTAAAAGAATGGACCGACGGAGAACTCTACCGAGCTATTACAACGGGCGTTTCTAAAGACGGAACCGCTTTATTGCCGATGATGCCTTACCAAAATTACGGCAAAATGGACCGCGAAGACATTTTATCCATCATTGCTTACTTGCGGAGCATTCCTCCTATCGAAAATACTGTTCCTACCTCTAAACCAGATTTTTGGTTAAAACCTATCCTCAAAAAAATGCCGCAAAAGGCCGCTTTTCAATCCAAACCCGCCTTGCAGGATTCTATCGGGTACGGGCGATATTTAGTTACGTTTGCGGGCTGTGCCGATTGCCACACCAAACGGCACATGGGCATTCCCGTTAAAAAGAAGTCACTTGCGGGAGGAATGTCTTTTCCGTTGCCCAGCGGTACCGTACAGTCGGCCAATCTAACCCCCGACCAGTCCACAGGAATCGGACATTGGACTAAAAAGGCATTTATCGCCCGTTTTAAGTCGTTTGACCCTAAAACCTTCCATTCCTTTGCCACACAGGACGGTTTTAATACGCCTATGCCGTGGCTTTTTTACAGCGGAATGAGCGAAGAAGACCTCGGGGCCATTTATAGTTATCTCCAATCACTCAAACCCATCAAAAACAAAACGGTAGCATTTACCCCAAAAAAGGCTAAAATCTTGAGAAAAGATGCCAAAACCGAAACGGTAGGTTTGAAGAAAATTTAA
- the gldC gene encoding gliding motility protein GldC gives MAQKEIKFTIEQDEEKIPEKIYWEATDNPNEGLEETKAIAVGVWDHFHRGTLFIPLWSKDMEVLDMKRFCIEMLGCVADTLRNATGDEIMAAEIDEVGMALSKRLQKEMQAVQQGQ, from the coding sequence ATGGCACAAAAAGAGATAAAATTTACCATAGAGCAAGACGAGGAGAAAATCCCCGAAAAAATTTATTGGGAAGCGACCGACAACCCCAACGAAGGATTGGAAGAAACCAAAGCGATTGCCGTAGGGGTTTGGGACCATTTTCACCGGGGAACGCTCTTCATTCCTTTGTGGTCAAAAGACATGGAAGTGCTTGATATGAAGCGCTTTTGCATCGAAATGCTCGGCTGCGTAGCCGACACATTGCGCAATGCCACAGGCGACGAAATCATGGCCGCCGAAATTGACGAAGTAGGCATGGCGTTGAGCAAACGTCTTCAAAAAGAAATGCAGGCCGTACAACAAGGGCAATAA
- the argC gene encoding N-acetyl-gamma-glutamyl-phosphate reductase, with translation MTEIKIGIVGAAGYTGGELLRILINHPSVEIAWAHSKSQAGKPIYATHTDLLGDTELTFSGEEIADLLAIEGLNAIFLCSGHNESKKFLENNPVPSSVKIIDLSTDFRDQSNGFVYGLPELQRERIKTADKIANPGCFATSIELALLPLAAAGLLTDDVHVSAVTGSTGAGQALSATTHFTWRNNNMSIYKAFTHQHLKEIKMSLTALQADFSKEVNFIPYRGDFTRGIMANVYTKFSGTLEEALSLYQTYYAAHPFTHVSTQDIDLKQVVNTNKCLIQLQKHGNNLLITSEIDNLTKGASGQAVQNLNLLFDLPEDAGLRLKAAAF, from the coding sequence ATGACTGAAATAAAAATCGGAATCGTCGGAGCAGCGGGATATACCGGGGGCGAATTATTACGTATTTTAATCAATCACCCGAGCGTTGAAATTGCCTGGGCGCACTCCAAAAGCCAAGCAGGCAAACCCATTTATGCCACCCATACCGACTTGTTGGGGGATACTGAATTAACTTTCTCGGGGGAAGAAATCGCAGATTTATTGGCAATAGAAGGCTTAAACGCTATTTTTCTATGTTCGGGGCATAACGAATCCAAAAAGTTTTTGGAAAACAATCCCGTGCCTTCTTCCGTCAAAATCATTGACTTGAGTACTGATTTTCGTGATCAATCCAACGGATTCGTGTACGGTTTGCCAGAATTGCAGCGCGAGCGCATCAAAACTGCCGATAAAATCGCCAATCCCGGGTGCTTCGCTACCAGTATCGAATTGGCATTGTTGCCTTTGGCCGCCGCAGGTTTATTAACCGACGACGTCCACGTTAGTGCCGTAACAGGCTCAACGGGTGCAGGTCAGGCGTTGAGCGCCACGACGCACTTTACGTGGCGTAACAATAACATGTCTATTTATAAAGCATTTACGCACCAACACCTCAAAGAAATCAAGATGAGCCTGACGGCTTTGCAAGCTGATTTTAGCAAAGAGGTGAATTTTATTCCCTATCGTGGAGACTTTACCCGTGGGATTATGGCCAATGTTTACACCAAATTTTCGGGTACGTTGGAGGAAGCCCTCTCGCTTTACCAAACGTATTATGCAGCGCATCCATTTACGCACGTTAGTACCCAAGATATTGACCTGAAACAAGTCGTAAATACCAATAAGTGTCTGATTCAGCTCCAGAAACACGGCAACAACCTCTTGATTACGAGCGAGATAGACAACCTGACCAAAGGTGCTTCTGGACAAGCGGTACAAAACCTAAACTTACTTTTTGACTTGCCAGAAGATGCAGGACTACGCCTGAAAGCCGCCGCATTTTAG
- a CDS encoding M15 family metallopeptidase has translation MSKVVFCIGSIALVLLSIACGAVDELKESSWEKERCDTIQRLESFSVLDLVLPFSQADTLKETLTSVPQIYVTTIKNGQIQPWKALTAPSFHGKPYELKLPQSSFTVDTLSTLDLSYLWSLADRYDYPYLRYESILKSVRDSFLVKREAMMQAYLRQFPQYQLRVQSDLRGSGKQKRHLTMGKSVSPLSQHQFGLASDIAILSRGRQLQNINHYKTFLGQIGREYSLTWGGNFLGFVDPNHIQFFANSAELLTNIPPLRFEYEAYGRYFKNRVQAMTAVGKAAKVEDTKALLAALHQLHKGQACVCDTLAERPTSLFIRNLALEAAKIGYQSGRDILIIGDLDQHTTSLIHPTGVQKTFRLGVWQ, from the coding sequence ATGAGCAAAGTCGTTTTTTGTATCGGCAGTATAGCGCTCGTGCTGCTATCCATTGCCTGCGGTGCAGTTGATGAATTGAAAGAAAGTTCATGGGAAAAAGAACGTTGCGACACTATTCAGCGCCTCGAATCATTTAGTGTACTTGATTTAGTGCTGCCATTTTCCCAAGCCGATACCCTCAAGGAAACCCTCACTTCCGTCCCGCAGATTTATGTAACGACCATCAAAAATGGGCAAATCCAGCCTTGGAAAGCCCTCACAGCCCCGTCGTTTCACGGTAAACCTTATGAACTGAAACTTCCTCAGTCCTCGTTTACAGTCGACACCCTTTCTACCCTCGACCTCAGCTACCTTTGGTCGTTGGCAGATCGCTACGATTATCCCTACCTTCGCTACGAGTCAATTTTAAAATCGGTCAGAGATTCTTTTTTGGTAAAACGAGAGGCAATGATGCAGGCCTATTTACGCCAATTCCCCCAATATCAACTTAGGGTACAGTCGGATTTACGGGGAAGCGGAAAACAAAAACGCCACCTGACCATGGGCAAAAGTGTATCTCCCTTGTCTCAACATCAATTTGGGTTGGCTTCCGACATTGCCATCCTCAGCAGGGGCAGGCAACTCCAAAATATCAACCATTATAAAACCTTTTTGGGGCAAATAGGCCGCGAATATTCACTTACTTGGGGTGGTAATTTTTTAGGTTTTGTTGACCCTAACCACATTCAATTTTTTGCAAACAGCGCTGAACTTCTAACAAATATTCCACCCTTGCGCTTTGAATATGAAGCGTATGGTCGTTATTTCAAAAATCGTGTGCAGGCGATGACCGCCGTCGGAAAAGCCGCCAAGGTAGAAGACACCAAAGCATTGCTTGCCGCACTCCATCAATTACACAAAGGCCAAGCCTGCGTTTGTGACACGTTAGCCGAACGCCCCACGTCTCTTTTTATTCGTAATCTTGCGTTGGAAGCCGCAAAAATAGGTTATCAATCTGGTCGTGATATTTTAATCATCGGCGACCTTGACCAGCATACCACAAGTTTAATCCACCCGACGGGAGTTCAGAAAACGTTTAGGTTGGGGGTTTGGCAATAA
- a CDS encoding glycoside hydrolase family 113 → MKTTLLILSTLSTVILLSACSRPSPPVYSGQKMRGINLVAPSKEIDSSVFSPIRQVNAEWVAVIPYGFCREGEPHFHFNMNKMWWGETKDGTAKTIELAHQSGLKVMLKPHAWVGRGMYTGDFDLKTEADWQTFEKDFGDYILTNARIADSMKVDLFCIATEMDNFAFKRAPFWRSMIRQVREIYKGPLTYADNWNNYPRNPFWADLDFIGVDAYFPLSSEKHPSVETLQKGWLTHLDELEEFAAKLQKPILFTEFGYRSVDFATEKPWESHDTKTDNPNLQADAYRAFFKEVWPRKWLAGAFAWKWFLHQPPNRHRDAFSPQQKPAEAVLREEFGKK, encoded by the coding sequence ATGAAAACTACCTTGTTGATTTTGAGCACGTTGAGCACGGTTATTTTGCTGAGTGCCTGCTCGCGACCTTCTCCTCCTGTCTACTCAGGTCAGAAGATGAGGGGTATCAACTTGGTAGCTCCTTCCAAAGAGATTGATTCGTCGGTCTTTAGTCCTATTCGGCAGGTAAATGCCGAATGGGTGGCGGTCATTCCGTACGGTTTTTGTCGGGAAGGGGAGCCGCATTTTCATTTCAATATGAACAAAATGTGGTGGGGAGAAACCAAAGATGGCACCGCTAAAACAATAGAACTTGCTCACCAAAGTGGCCTTAAAGTAATGCTTAAGCCCCATGCTTGGGTTGGAAGAGGGATGTATACGGGAGATTTTGACCTCAAAACCGAAGCTGATTGGCAAACTTTTGAAAAAGATTTTGGCGATTATATCCTTACCAACGCTCGCATTGCTGATTCAATGAAAGTAGATTTGTTTTGCATTGCGACCGAAATGGACAATTTTGCCTTTAAACGTGCTCCTTTTTGGCGTTCGATGATTCGGCAAGTACGAGAAATTTACAAAGGGCCGTTGACGTATGCCGATAACTGGAATAATTATCCGCGAAATCCCTTCTGGGCAGACTTGGATTTTATTGGTGTAGATGCCTATTTCCCCCTTTCGTCCGAAAAACATCCTTCGGTAGAAACCTTGCAAAAAGGTTGGCTAACCCATTTGGATGAGTTGGAAGAATTTGCGGCAAAACTTCAAAAACCCATTTTGTTTACGGAATTTGGCTATCGAAGTGTTGATTTTGCAACCGAAAAACCTTGGGAATCGCACGATACCAAAACCGATAATCCTAACTTACAGGCAGATGCTTACCGGGCTTTTTTCAAGGAAGTGTGGCCCCGAAAATGGTTGGCGGGGGCTTTTGCTTGGAAATGGTTTTTGCACCAACCGCCCAACCGCCACCGGGATGCTTTCTCGCCCCAACAAAAACCCGCCGAAGCGGTATTGAGGGAGGAGTTTGGGAAAAAATAG
- a CDS encoding sigma-70 family RNA polymerase sigma factor — protein sequence MRQLKISKQITNRESQSLDKYLQEIGKVDLLTPDEEVTLAQRIREGDQQALERLTKANLRFVVSVAKQYQNQGLSLGDLINEGNLGLIKAAQRFDETRGFKFISYAVWWIRQSILQALAEQSRIVRLPLNRVGSLNKISKTFSDLEQKFEREPSPEELAEVLDISANEVVDTLKISGRHVSMDAPFVQGEENSLLDVLENDMEEKPDQGLINDSLRKEVARALSTLTQRESDVIALYFGLNGEHPMTLEEIGEKFNLTRERVRQIKEKAIRRLRHTSRSKALKTYLG from the coding sequence ATGAGACAGCTAAAAATCAGTAAGCAGATTACCAACCGAGAAAGCCAATCGCTTGATAAGTATTTACAGGAAATTGGAAAGGTAGATTTGCTGACTCCCGACGAGGAGGTGACTTTGGCGCAAAGAATTCGGGAAGGTGATCAACAGGCATTGGAGAGATTGACCAAAGCAAACTTGCGCTTTGTGGTCTCCGTGGCTAAACAATATCAAAACCAAGGATTATCGCTTGGTGACCTTATCAATGAAGGTAACTTAGGGTTAATTAAAGCTGCGCAACGTTTTGACGAAACGCGTGGTTTTAAATTTATCTCCTATGCTGTATGGTGGATTCGTCAATCCATTTTGCAAGCATTGGCCGAACAGTCCCGTATTGTGCGCCTTCCGCTCAACCGCGTAGGGTCACTCAATAAAATTTCAAAAACATTTTCGGATCTCGAACAAAAATTTGAGCGTGAGCCTTCACCTGAAGAATTAGCAGAAGTGCTGGACATTTCGGCCAATGAAGTGGTGGATACGCTCAAAATATCCGGTCGTCACGTGTCGATGGATGCGCCTTTCGTACAAGGGGAAGAAAATAGCCTTTTGGATGTACTAGAAAACGACATGGAAGAAAAGCCCGACCAAGGGCTAATCAACGATTCGCTTCGCAAAGAAGTAGCGCGCGCACTCTCTACCCTGACCCAACGTGAATCGGATGTGATTGCGTTGTACTTCGGACTGAACGGTGAACATCCTATGACGCTGGAAGAAATCGGGGAGAAATTCAACTTGACTCGTGAACGTGTACGTCAAATCAAGGAAAAAGCCATCCGTCGTTTGCGCCATACTTCGCGCAGCAAAGCGTTGAAGACGTATTTGGGATAA
- the pnp gene encoding polyribonucleotide nucleotidyltransferase gives MFNIITKTITLPDGRTITIETGKLARQAHGSVVVRMGNTMLLATVVSNPDARPGTDFLPLSVDYQEKFASAGRIPGSFQKREGKLSDHEVLVSRLVDRALRPMFPDDFYADTQVNVFLISADAEVLPDALAALAASSALMLTDVPFNGPISEVRVAKINGEYVINPISSQLKSATLDLIVAGSAKDICMVEGEMSEASEQDVIEAIKAAHEVIKLQCAVQKELEAEAGKTEKRTFEYVVHDEELRQKVREACYDKIYAVARQGSANKQLRKDGFKGVITEYLEQYKAENPEEYDAKVGLIKRYYHDLEWEASRRLVLDERSRLDGRALDQIRPIMCEVDLLPSPHGSALFTRGETQSLTTVTLGTKMDEQIIDTTMYYGYSRFMLHYNFPGFSTGEVKPNRGPGRREVGHGNLAHRSLKKVLPPDDENPYTIRIVSDILESNGSSSMATVCAGTLALMDAGIKIKAPVAGIAMGLITDNSGKYAVLSDILGDEDHLGDMDFKVTGTEQGITACQMDLKVDGLSYEVLAEALDQARRGRLHILGEMKKAIVESREDLKPHAPRAVVIQIAQEQIGAVIGPGGKVVQEIQRVSGATVTIEEREGAGYVSIFATNGNSMDIAVKRIKGIVAIPEVNEVYTGVVKTIQPFGAFVEFMPGKDGLLHISEITWERLETMDGVLQVGEEIQVKLVEHDKKTGKYRLSRKILLPKPEGYVEKPPREDRGDRRERGNDRGGERRRDDNRR, from the coding sequence ATGTTTAACATCATCACAAAGACCATTACACTTCCTGATGGTCGCACCATCACAATCGAGACGGGAAAACTAGCCAGACAGGCCCACGGGTCTGTTGTTGTGCGTATGGGTAACACCATGTTGCTTGCTACGGTTGTTTCCAATCCCGATGCCCGGCCCGGTACTGATTTTCTGCCGTTGTCGGTTGATTACCAAGAAAAATTCGCGTCAGCGGGACGTATTCCCGGGAGCTTTCAGAAACGTGAAGGCAAATTATCGGATCACGAAGTGTTGGTCAGCCGTTTGGTCGACCGAGCCTTGCGCCCGATGTTTCCTGATGATTTCTACGCAGATACGCAGGTAAACGTATTTTTAATTTCGGCAGATGCCGAAGTATTGCCCGATGCCTTGGCCGCTTTGGCTGCATCATCAGCGTTGATGCTGACCGATGTGCCTTTCAACGGCCCTATTTCGGAAGTTCGGGTGGCTAAAATCAATGGCGAATACGTCATTAATCCCATTTCTTCTCAACTGAAAAGTGCTACTTTAGACCTTATCGTGGCGGGTTCTGCCAAAGATATTTGTATGGTAGAAGGAGAAATGAGTGAGGCGTCGGAGCAGGATGTCATTGAGGCAATCAAAGCCGCCCACGAAGTCATTAAATTGCAATGTGCGGTTCAGAAAGAACTTGAAGCCGAAGCGGGTAAGACTGAAAAACGTACGTTTGAGTATGTAGTTCACGACGAAGAACTTCGTCAGAAAGTTCGTGAAGCTTGTTATGATAAAATCTACGCCGTGGCCCGTCAAGGAAGTGCAAATAAGCAACTCCGTAAAGATGGTTTCAAAGGCGTTATTACTGAATATTTAGAGCAATACAAGGCCGAAAACCCCGAAGAATATGATGCCAAAGTAGGGCTTATCAAGCGCTATTATCATGATTTGGAATGGGAAGCTTCGCGCCGTTTGGTATTGGACGAGCGCAGCCGCTTAGACGGACGTGCACTGGACCAAATCCGCCCCATTATGTGTGAGGTTGATTTGTTGCCATCACCACACGGTTCGGCGTTGTTTACCCGTGGCGAAACGCAATCGCTTACAACCGTGACTTTGGGTACTAAAATGGACGAGCAAATCATTGATACAACCATGTATTATGGTTACAGCCGTTTCATGTTGCACTATAACTTCCCAGGTTTTTCAACGGGTGAAGTAAAGCCTAATCGTGGACCTGGCCGTCGTGAAGTAGGACACGGTAACTTGGCTCACCGGTCATTGAAAAAAGTATTGCCTCCAGATGACGAAAATCCATATACGATTCGTATCGTTTCTGATATTTTAGAATCAAATGGTTCGTCGTCAATGGCAACCGTTTGTGCAGGTACACTTGCGTTGATGGATGCCGGGATTAAGATAAAAGCTCCCGTAGCAGGTATTGCGATGGGTTTGATTACCGATAATTCTGGTAAATACGCCGTGCTTTCAGATATCTTAGGGGATGAAGATCACCTTGGTGACATGGACTTTAAGGTAACCGGTACTGAACAGGGAATTACGGCTTGCCAAATGGACCTCAAAGTAGACGGACTTTCGTACGAAGTACTCGCCGAAGCACTTGATCAGGCGCGCCGCGGACGTTTGCACATTTTGGGTGAGATGAAGAAAGCGATTGTTGAAAGTCGCGAAGACCTTAAACCTCATGCTCCTCGTGCGGTAGTTATTCAGATTGCACAAGAGCAAATTGGTGCCGTAATCGGGCCAGGTGGTAAAGTAGTTCAAGAAATCCAACGCGTATCGGGTGCAACCGTAACCATCGAAGAACGCGAAGGTGCGGGTTATGTCAGCATTTTTGCTACCAACGGAAATAGCATGGACATTGCGGTAAAACGCATCAAGGGCATTGTTGCTATTCCAGAAGTAAACGAAGTGTACACGGGAGTCGTAAAAACAATCCAACCATTTGGCGCGTTTGTTGAATTCATGCCGGGTAAAGATGGCCTACTGCATATTTCAGAAATCACGTGGGAGCGACTTGAAACCATGGATGGAGTGCTGCAAGTGGGCGAAGAAATACAGGTAAAACTGGTAGAGCACGATAAAAAAACGGGTAAATATCGTCTTTCGCGTAAGATATTGTTGCCTAAACCAGAAGGCTACGTTGAAAAACCCCCGCGTGAAGATCGCGGTGACCGTCGTGAGCGCGGCAATGACAGAGGGGGGGAGCGTCGTAGAGATGATAACCGTCGATAA
- the rpsO gene encoding 30S ribosomal protein S15 has product MYLTSEVKKDLFQKYGKSESDTGSPESQIALFTHRINHLTEHLKQHKHDSATRLGLLKLVGKRRRLLNYLQRTEISRYRTIIAELNIRK; this is encoded by the coding sequence ATGTATTTAACATCGGAAGTGAAAAAAGACTTGTTTCAAAAGTATGGCAAGTCTGAAAGCGATACGGGTTCTCCAGAATCACAAATTGCATTATTTACACACCGTATCAACCACCTGACCGAGCACTTGAAGCAGCACAAACACGACAGTGCCACTCGTCTTGGTCTTTTGAAATTGGTAGGTAAGCGCAGACGATTGCTGAATTATCTTCAAAGAACTGAAATCAGTCGTTATCGTACTATCATCGCCGAACTGAATATCAGAAAGTAA
- a CDS encoding LptF/LptG family permease, translating into MKKIDKLVLRSFLGPFVLTLCIVVFIFLMRLISQYLNELVGKDIDFLNYVKLLGFFSLITVPVALPLAVLLSSLMTFGNLGEFFELTAIKSAGISTWRAMRSVMVMVAMITLFSFWYNNEVAPWANLKGYSLLYDIKTAKATLNIKEGIFYNDLPGYNIKVDKKFADQKSLKGLVIYRHPTTDYNAGNREVILADSGLMYTINNQSYLVFELYKGNQYSENGQTGGGSYSPSDNRQFTRSYFDHYKMVVSLESFGLKRTDENQFQYHEYMKNAKELQKVADSLKKEYKKTKDGLFPQSKQYFSYAFRAETLPKETAPKYGKWVDSLLKKKPVVLPSEKEQVLASALTQAQNVKSYAQSNKTYLTDKGKTWYRYDLEMHHKYTQAVSCFVMFLLGAPLGAIIKKGGFGIPVLVSVLFFILSYVLTLQGDKWAKDGLVWVPFGAWFSNTLLIFVGIYFADRALKDSRLFDKDVYIIWWERMTKKWQQSSILKKWRGNKAVYSN; encoded by the coding sequence ATGAAAAAAATTGATAAACTGGTATTACGGTCATTCTTAGGCCCGTTCGTGCTGACTTTGTGCATTGTCGTTTTTATATTTTTAATGCGGCTTATCTCTCAGTACTTGAATGAACTCGTGGGCAAGGACATTGATTTCTTAAATTATGTTAAACTCCTCGGCTTTTTTAGTCTCATTACCGTTCCAGTAGCTTTGCCTTTGGCCGTCTTGCTTTCTTCATTGATGACTTTCGGCAACTTGGGGGAGTTTTTTGAATTAACGGCCATCAAAAGCGCGGGAATCTCTACATGGCGCGCCATGCGGTCGGTGATGGTCATGGTGGCGATGATTACGCTCTTTTCATTTTGGTACAATAATGAAGTAGCCCCGTGGGCAAATCTTAAGGGGTACAGCCTTCTATATGACATCAAAACGGCCAAAGCAACCCTCAATATTAAAGAAGGGATTTTCTACAACGATTTGCCAGGCTATAATATAAAAGTAGATAAAAAATTTGCTGACCAGAAGAGCCTAAAAGGATTGGTCATTTATCGACACCCAACTACCGATTATAACGCGGGTAACCGCGAAGTGATTTTAGCCGATTCGGGACTGATGTATACCATTAATAATCAAAGCTATTTGGTTTTTGAATTGTATAAAGGAAATCAGTATTCCGAAAATGGCCAAACAGGAGGGGGGAGTTATTCGCCAAGCGACAACCGACAATTTACACGCTCTTATTTTGACCATTATAAAATGGTGGTAAGCTTGGAGTCATTCGGTCTCAAACGTACCGATGAGAATCAATTCCAATACCACGAGTACATGAAAAATGCGAAAGAGCTGCAAAAAGTGGCTGATTCGCTCAAAAAAGAATATAAAAAGACCAAAGATGGTCTTTTTCCACAGTCGAAACAGTACTTTAGCTATGCTTTTCGGGCCGAAACGCTCCCCAAAGAAACGGCCCCCAAATACGGCAAATGGGTGGACTCATTGTTGAAGAAAAAGCCAGTTGTGTTGCCATCCGAAAAAGAACAAGTACTCGCAAGTGCGTTGACGCAGGCCCAAAATGTTAAATCGTACGCCCAAAGTAACAAAACGTACCTGACAGATAAGGGGAAAACCTGGTATCGGTATGATTTGGAAATGCATCATAAATATACCCAGGCGGTTTCTTGTTTTGTGATGTTTCTGTTGGGAGCGCCCTTGGGCGCCATTATCAAAAAAGGGGGCTTTGGTATTCCCGTGTTGGTGTCGGTTCTTTTCTTTATTTTATCGTATGTACTTACCTTGCAGGGCGACAAGTGGGCCAAAGATGGCTTGGTTTGGGTACCATTTGGGGCTTGGTTTTCCAATACACTCCTGATATTTGTCGGAATCTATTTTGCCGACCGTGCTTTGAAGGATTCTCGCCTGTTTGATAAAGATGTGTACATCATTTGGTGGGAGAGAATGACGAAAAAGTGGCAGCAAAGTAGTATTCTTAAAAAATGGCGCGGTAATAAGGCTGTTTATTCAAACTAA